Proteins found in one Miscanthus floridulus cultivar M001 chromosome 4, ASM1932011v1, whole genome shotgun sequence genomic segment:
- the LOC136550815 gene encoding uncharacterized protein — MIGWRGTGDNIESRERAARIFAHVASDLHATHFPGTLQCICSQLESCEPKVACPSENPDEHTITNKNDQHGSLENSDHQDDASMIVPIQDQTGHEYEQVASSFTCLDLLRALNPKERIKEGIKAARYKRRFFGPKYFHPYESRGAKEMICQGMLILERLTRDEENCTEISKHQLLLSRITTQLRSHDFLSNVQDGTMDGMLSKSLTVMSRLLRSPGDGATRLRQELASNTEAVSNLMGILETNSEGAQQLHEQAVEILTELTLASFTKPVFGESTFMLNKLCENLEIFLEEKVGETIAVEPAREKALRLSRLRAKAGDALQRLLPFQSASIVKAAAKISKQDAIDKFTKLVNKTLSCKMGTTADAATRAGSSNSCAIQKLGSQPPEEADSV; from the exons ATGATTGGTTGGAGAGGCACAGGTGATAACATTGAGAGCAGAGAACGTGCCGCAAGGATTTTTGCACATGTTGCCAGTGACCTCCATGCAACACACTTCCCAGGTACACTACAATGCATTTGTTCCCAACTTGAAAGCTGTGAGCCAAAAGTTGCCTGTCCGTCTGAGAATCCTGATGAACACACAATTACCAATAAAAATGATCAACATGGGTCACTCGAAAATTCTGACCATCAAGATGATGCCAGCATGATAGTGCCCATCCAAGACCAAACTGGACATGAGTATGAACAAGTGGCTTCATCTTTTACCTGCTTAGACTTGTTACGTGCACTTAATCCAAAAGAGAGGATAAAAGAGGGGATAAAAGCTGCTCGTTACAAGAGGAGATTTTTTGGACCTAAGTACTTCCACCCCTATGAATCTAGAGGAGCCAAAGAGATGATTTGTCAAGGCATGTTGATTCTTGAGAGGCTCACACGAGATGAAGAAAATTGTACAGAGATATCCAAACACCAACTACTGCTCTCTAGGATCACAACACAACTGAGAAGCCATGACTTCCTCAGCAATGTGCAGGATGGAACAATGGATGGAATGCTAAGCAAGTCACTCACAGTGATGAGCAGGCTGCTTCGCAGTCCTGGAGATGGAGCAACAAGGCTGCGGCAGGAGCTGGCAAGTAACACAGAAGCAGTCAGCAATCTGATGGGTATTTTGGAGACCAACAGCGAAGGTGCCCAACAACTGCATGAACAAGCCGTGGAGATCCTGACGGAGTTAACCTTGGCATCTTTCACAAAACCGGTTTTTGGTGAGTCCACATTCATGCTTAACAAGCTCTGCGAGAACCTGGAGATCTTCCTTGAGGAAAAGGTTGGCGAAACTATAGCGGTAGAACCAGCCAGAGAGAAAGCTCTCAGACTCAGCAGACTGAGGGCAAAAGCCGGGGACGCACTGCAGAGACTGCTTCCCTTTCAATCTGCAAGCATTGTTAAGGCTGCTGCTAAAATTTCCAAGCAAGATGcgatcgacaaattcaccaag CTTGTCAATAAAACATTATCCTGTAAAATGGGGACAACTGCAGATGCAGCCACAAGGGCTGGTTCAAGTAACAGCTGTGCAATACAGAAGCTTGGAAGCCAGCCCCCAGAAGAAGCTGACAGTGTATAG